The genomic interval ATGACTTAAATATAACAATAAAAGTAAGATACAAAAACAAAATAGATAAAATAAGGGCTTTGTCCAGCCTGCCGAAAGACTCATTCATTTGTGTCATTTCTCCTTCTTCCGAAACATGATAACCTTCGGGAAACTTAATTTTAGCCACAGCCTTATTTCTTTGGTTATACAAGAATGAAGTTGGCGCAGTAGCCCTGTATCCATAAATATTTGCCGTGTACCTTAGCTTATCCCTTGTAATAATAGTGGGAACATAAACCTTTTCAACCTTCGCAACCTCTTTTAAAGGAATGTAAAAGCCTTTAGGAGTAAGAATATTCATTGTCATAATTTTTTGAACATTGTCTCTCTTTGTGTCAAGGTATCTAAACCTTATTCCTATTCCATCCTGGTTGAATATTCTAAATACACTTGCTGGTACACCTCTCACTGCAGTTGTAATCTGCATTGAAACATCAATAGGGGTAAGCCCGTATGTTGCAAGTTTATCCCTGTTAAAGAATAGGTGATACTCTTCCTTGTCAAGTTTCCAGTTTCTTGAAACAGACTTGAATCCCGGCATTGAGATTAAATTCTTACCCACTTCTTCAGTAAGTTTGTCAAGCCTCTCTAAATTATCTCCTGCAATCTCAACATCAATTGTAGATGCAATACTTGAAAGAGGTGTTGAGCCGTATTCAAACACATCAACATATTTAACCCTTTTCATCCCCCTGATCTTTTTCCTCAAGATATCTTCAATCTGCCATATGTTTTTATCCCTCTGAAACCTGTCAACATAGTTTATCGTTATGTCAATCTTTTGAGGCGATCTTCCCTTTCCGAATGTAATAAGCCCGGGCTCGGAACCTATATAGCCTAATTCTGAGATAACCCCTTTTTCATTTAAAATTATCTTTTCAATATCTTTTAAAAGTTGTTCTGCTTTTTCAATTGAAGAGTCGGATTCTGTTTCAACACTTATTTTAACAATACCGGTATCCATAGGGGGCAGTAAATCCCTTCCTACAATAGGCATTTGCCTCATAGAAACAACAAAAACAATTATAAGCAAAGGAATAAAAATAAACTTATACCGGTTTACAAAGTCAAAACTTGCAAGAAAAAACACCCGAAGCCTGTCCACAAAGTTTATTTCAAAAAAGTGAGCAAACTTATTAGCCCAAAGTATTGCTTTGTACTCTGCTTTATCCCTATCTTTGATAAAATATGGAGCCAAAAGCGGGATAATGGTTATGGAAACCGCATAGGAAGACAAAAGTGCAATAGATAGTGTTACCGTCAACGGCCTCATTACCTTTTCAACATATCCACCTAAAAACATAATGGGAACAAGAACAATAACGGTAGAAAATGTTCCTGAAAAATCAGCAAGCATTATCTCTGCTGTTGCCTTCCTCGCAACATCTCTTATGTTTCCTTCTCCTTCCCTGTAATGCCTTTCAATATTCTCCACAACAACAATAGCATCGTCAACAAGCATACCAACTGCAAGAATAACAGCTGTAAGTGTTATCATATTGAATTCCATTTTTGAAAGCCACATTATTGTAAAGGTAAGGAAAAATGTAAAGGGAATTGAAACACCTGTAATTAATGCAGACCTTAAATCAGAAATCATTAAGAAGATAACAAGTACAGTAAAGATAATCGCTTCTTTCAGAGACTCTTTCAGATTAGAAACTGTAAGGTTAATAATCCTCTCCTGGGAGTCTGCAATGTTGATATTAACCTGAGGGAATTTCTTTCTTAAAGCTGGTAAAGCCTTTTTTACCGCTTTAATGGTATCCATTGTGTTTCCGTCTTCGTGCCTTACAATGTTGATTGAAATTGCAGGCTTACCATTGAAATGAAATGCTGAAAATCTATCTTTTACAGTGTTTTTAATTGTTGCAAAATCCCTCAAATGAACTGTTGTACCTTTGTAAGATACAGGGATGTCTTTTATCTGATTGATATTCTCCAACTCACCCTTTGTTTTGATAACAACCTGTGATTTTTTATTTAAGATAAACCCTTCAGGAATATCAAGGTTGTTTGCCTTAATAGCTTTAATAACTGCAGAAAAGGGAATTCTAAGCTGAGCAAGCTTTGCAGGGTCAACCTGAATTGAGACTTCTCTTATCTGTCCACCAAAAACCTCTGCGTCTGAAACTTCCTGAATCTGTAATATTGCGTCCTTTAACTCATTTTCAGCCAACTGTCTTGTTAAAGCAAGGTCGTATCCGCTTCCCTCTTTTGGTGTAATTGCTAAAGTCATAACAGGGTTGGTAAAATCACCCACCTTAAATATCTGCGGAGGCAGTATGTCTTTAGGTAATTTACTTTGAACCTTCTGCAATGCAATTACAACATCGGTTGCCGCTTCTTGCAATTTTT from Thermotomaculum hydrothermale carries:
- a CDS encoding efflux RND transporter permease subunit; this encodes MEEIKRNAFVDFIFKNPHLVMVLSLLAFVMGVYSSYTLKTDLFPEVQRPTVAVLVMEPGASARDMAQYVARPIERECNALSGVRRVQSISKDELAVVTVEFHYSKKLQEAATDVVIALQKVQSKLPKDILPPQIFKVGDFTNPVMTLAITPKEGSGYDLALTRQLAENELKDAILQIQEVSDAEVFGGQIREVSIQVDPAKLAQLRIPFSAVIKAIKANNLDIPEGFILNKKSQVVIKTKGELENINQIKDIPVSYKGTTVHLRDFATIKNTVKDRFSAFHFNGKPAISINIVRHEDGNTMDTIKAVKKALPALRKKFPQVNINIADSQERIINLTVSNLKESLKEAIIFTVLVIFLMISDLRSALITGVSIPFTFFLTFTIMWLSKMEFNMITLTAVILAVGMLVDDAIVVVENIERHYREGEGNIRDVARKATAEIMLADFSGTFSTVIVLVPIMFLGGYVEKVMRPLTVTLSIALLSSYAVSITIIPLLAPYFIKDRDKAEYKAILWANKFAHFFEINFVDRLRVFFLASFDFVNRYKFIFIPLLIIVFVVSMRQMPIVGRDLLPPMDTGIVKISVETESDSSIEKAEQLLKDIEKIILNEKGVISELGYIGSEPGLITFGKGRSPQKIDITINYVDRFQRDKNIWQIEDILRKKIRGMKRVKYVDVFEYGSTPLSSIASTIDVEIAGDNLERLDKLTEEVGKNLISMPGFKSVSRNWKLDKEEYHLFFNRDKLATYGLTPIDVSMQITTAVRGVPASVFRIFNQDGIGIRFRYLDTKRDNVQKIMTMNILTPKGFYIPLKEVAKVEKVYVPTIITRDKLRYTANIYGYRATAPTSFLYNQRNKAVAKIKFPEGYHVSEEGEMTQMNESFGRLDKALILSILFLYLTFIVIFKSFSDPFVIMIAIPFAFMGAVWALLIAGKHGCMPAFMGFILLAGVIVNNSILLIDFVKMYREQGHPLLESVRMAIQVRTRPILITAVTTIVGMLPVALEWAVGLERLSPLAIVAIGGLIVGTFLTLVFIPTFYIIKEKIRYKLAGKTLDE